A window of Pyrobaculum aerophilum str. IM2 contains these coding sequences:
- a CDS encoding NAD(P)/FAD-dependent oxidoreductase, translating to MPKKLLVLGGGTGGLIISKEVRELLGPGEVEITVIDQKDRTDFRPSYLYVAFGYRKPEQISVPLEYLKRRQINFVKAKVTKIDPANRKVSTTAGDFTYDDLVVALGAETVDTGFPHTWELEPSLKVAETLAQVKSGHVVIGVYSLPYRCPPAPIELAMLTHFYYLTRGLRDKVKITVVHPMKRPFENFGPMAAKWMSGFLQQLGIEYIGVGQGVAIKSLGKNELETTTGERVKFDAAFIVPPHKAPDPVLNSDLAKNGWAAPRSPANGDFRSEKYDDVYVIGDVAAPNVPVGMAGTILHSYSPWVVSNIVADLAGISIGKPPFRIVGTCALDVGAFGMAAACDFTPFVKKQKPYPDCMFLPPSPVTRIFKEMFEKIYFNWLLGVVP from the coding sequence ATGCCAAAAAAACTTTTAGTCCTGGGCGGCGGCACGGGCGGCTTAATAATTTCAAAAGAGGTGAGGGAGTTGCTAGGCCCAGGGGAAGTGGAGATAACCGTAATAGACCAAAAGGATAGGACTGATTTCCGCCCCTCATATTTATATGTGGCTTTTGGCTATAGAAAGCCCGAGCAAATAAGCGTACCCCTTGAGTACTTAAAGAGGCGCCAAATTAATTTCGTAAAGGCAAAGGTGACTAAAATAGACCCGGCTAATAGAAAAGTCTCAACCACCGCTGGCGATTTCACATATGACGATTTAGTGGTGGCCCTCGGCGCCGAGACTGTAGACACGGGATTTCCGCACACTTGGGAGTTAGAGCCGTCGCTAAAAGTCGCCGAGACGCTGGCCCAAGTCAAGAGCGGCCACGTGGTGATAGGCGTCTACTCACTGCCGTATCGTTGCCCGCCGGCCCCAATAGAGCTCGCCATGTTAACTCACTTCTACTACCTCACCAGGGGGCTGAGGGACAAGGTGAAAATCACAGTGGTTCACCCAATGAAGAGGCCGTTTGAAAACTTCGGCCCAATGGCGGCTAAGTGGATGTCCGGCTTCCTCCAGCAATTAGGCATTGAGTATATAGGCGTCGGCCAGGGCGTGGCTATTAAAAGCCTCGGCAAAAACGAGCTTGAGACGACTACTGGGGAGAGGGTGAAATTCGACGCCGCGTTTATCGTCCCGCCGCACAAAGCCCCCGATCCTGTTTTAAATAGCGACTTGGCTAAAAACGGCTGGGCGGCTCCACGCAGTCCTGCAAACGGCGATTTCAGAAGCGAGAAATACGACGATGTGTACGTAATAGGCGATGTCGCCGCGCCGAACGTCCCCGTTGGCATGGCGGGAACAATTCTACACAGCTACTCTCCTTGGGTAGTGAGCAATATAGTGGCCGATTTAGCTGGGATTTCAATAGGCAAGCCGCCGTTTAGAATAGTGGGAACGTGCGCGCTTGACGTGGGCGCATTTGGCATGGCCGCGGCCTGCGACTTCACCCCCTTTGTAAAGAAACAAAAGCCCTATCCAGACTGCATGTTCCTACCGCCCTCGCCAGTGACGAGGATATTCAAAGAGATGTTTGAGAAAATATATTTCAACTGGCTATTGGGAGTAGTGCCATGA
- a CDS encoding 4Fe-4S binding protein — translation MIRRDKPSVIVVAGRENITRYSSQTPLYFAYRGSYADWFKAVAEKYAELVDWTPLPPAEAREATRRDFLTGGFIRLRDTVVIDQSKCIWCGLCADYCPASAIEYVERKNVKVKYESCIDCGLCNSVCPVDAVKMPSLPDGYIADLVKTSRQPLKFICDYAFEDGDEEGVRVKCIAAIPKQYLYLAAAKHGTAYAHCSRGERCPLWSAVEKWAEGVKREGREFIITAARAQLEPGDKWQTRMLAVAIGMPTGVVKIREGCTLCGACVNACPTDALSVRGYELRLVPALCIACGVCVAKCPEGVMDVERKAVERPYESAALFRDSPAKCASCGKELTYTVTMAKKLAERLKERGLPYSHVYLCENCRFTSQA, via the coding sequence GTGATTCGAAGAGACAAGCCCTCTGTCATCGTCGTCGCCGGGCGTGAGAACATTACGCGGTACTCGTCACAGACCCCCCTATATTTTGCCTATAGAGGGAGTTACGCCGATTGGTTCAAGGCCGTTGCTGAGAAATACGCAGAGTTAGTGGACTGGACGCCGCTTCCCCCCGCCGAGGCGCGCGAAGCTACGCGTAGGGATTTTCTCACAGGGGGTTTCATTAGGCTCAGAGATACTGTTGTGATTGACCAGTCCAAGTGTATTTGGTGCGGCCTCTGCGCCGACTACTGCCCCGCCTCTGCTATTGAATACGTGGAGAGGAAGAATGTGAAGGTGAAGTACGAGTCGTGTATAGACTGCGGGCTTTGCAACTCCGTTTGTCCAGTAGACGCTGTGAAAATGCCCTCACTTCCAGACGGCTATATTGCGGATCTCGTAAAGACGTCTCGCCAGCCATTGAAGTTTATTTGCGACTACGCCTTTGAAGACGGAGATGAGGAGGGCGTGCGGGTGAAGTGTATAGCGGCAATACCCAAGCAATACCTCTACCTCGCCGCTGCGAAACACGGGACTGCATATGCTCACTGCTCAAGGGGGGAGAGGTGTCCGCTGTGGTCCGCCGTGGAGAAATGGGCAGAGGGGGTAAAGCGCGAGGGGCGCGAGTTTATTATCACAGCCGCTAGGGCGCAGCTGGAGCCCGGCGACAAGTGGCAAACGAGGATGTTGGCAGTGGCCATAGGGATGCCGACTGGAGTGGTGAAGATAAGAGAGGGATGTACGCTGTGCGGCGCCTGTGTAAACGCCTGTCCCACAGACGCCCTCTCTGTCAGGGGGTACGAACTACGCCTAGTGCCCGCGCTTTGTATTGCCTGCGGTGTATGTGTGGCCAAATGTCCAGAGGGCGTGATGGATGTGGAGAGGAAAGCAGTGGAGAGGCCTTATGAGAGCGCCGCATTGTTCAGAGACAGTCCCGCTAAATGCGCCTCATGTGGGAAAGAGCTCACTTACACTGTTACTATGGCGAAAAAACTGGCGGAGAGATTAAAAGAGAGGGGTTTGCCCTACAGCCACGTTTATTTATGTGAAAACTGCCGCTTTACCTCCCAAGCTTAG
- a CDS encoding AbrB/MazE/SpoVT family DNA-binding domain-containing protein, which yields MEVKVTRNYQVTIPAEYRRKLGIKIGDVVTVLLEGDRIVIIPAKKRRITFKAGRPVSVEELESAVEKALDESTS from the coding sequence GTGGAAGTAAAAGTTACTAGGAACTACCAAGTGACTATACCCGCCGAGTACAGGAGAAAACTCGGCATAAAGATAGGAGATGTGGTGACTGTGTTGCTCGAAGGCGACAGAATAGTAATAATACCGGCTAAAAAGCGGAGGATTACTTTCAAAGCGGGGCGGCCCGTATCAGTGGAAGAGCTAGAGAGTGCAGTGGAGAAAGCCCTAGATGAAAGTACTAGTTGA
- the nrfD gene encoding NrfD/PsrC family molybdoenzyme membrane anchor subunit yields MIVRNTVWSWPVAVEMTLLAIASFAVVWAYYYWRRGELKYATVGGVLGILLPAISLAILASELLKPPTAGLLVLPIFNPSANLSSWMVWGATGISLLILWSLLFTLPLVKPLKNIAVWGRSKAVMDALGVLMAAFGVYVALYTGLVLAYERGIPFWHSAAVPILALFMGLAAGSGLYGLLGRVETGRWIAIGSGMAALTYGVHLHLSSIGPAAAAFSAAGASADPLTIGGLILAVIATALSAVNKKPAVALGGALAIAAVFLIRASLLLWGAWAFP; encoded by the coding sequence ATGATTGTGCGCAACACCGTCTGGAGTTGGCCTGTTGCTGTTGAGATGACTCTATTAGCTATTGCTAGCTTCGCCGTTGTTTGGGCTTACTACTACTGGAGAAGGGGCGAATTAAAATATGCAACTGTCGGTGGCGTTTTGGGCATTTTGCTTCCGGCGATTTCGCTAGCCATTCTGGCATCTGAGCTATTGAAACCCCCCACTGCCGGCTTGTTAGTACTGCCTATATTCAACCCAAGCGCGAATTTATCGAGCTGGATGGTGTGGGGCGCTACGGGGATCTCCCTGTTGATCCTGTGGTCTCTGCTGTTTACTCTGCCGTTAGTAAAGCCGCTGAAAAACATCGCCGTCTGGGGCCGTAGCAAGGCGGTAATGGACGCTCTAGGGGTGTTAATGGCGGCTTTCGGCGTGTACGTCGCACTGTACACAGGGCTTGTGCTGGCGTATGAAAGGGGAATTCCGTTCTGGCACTCAGCCGCCGTGCCTATACTCGCGCTGTTCATGGGCCTCGCCGCAGGAAGCGGGCTATACGGGCTATTGGGCAGAGTTGAGACTGGGAGGTGGATAGCAATCGGCTCAGGCATGGCGGCGTTGACCTACGGCGTCCACTTACACTTATCGTCAATAGGCCCTGCCGCCGCCGCGTTCAGCGCCGCGGGAGCGTCGGCGGATCCCTTAACTATAGGCGGGTTGATATTGGCAGTGATAGCCACAGCCCTCTCCGCTGTTAACAAAAAGCCTGCTGTAGCGCTAGGCGGGGCGTTGGCCATTGCGGCTGTGTTTTTAATAAGAGCCTCTTTGCTCCTCTGGGGCGCCTGGGCCTTCCCATAA
- a CDS encoding PIN domain-containing protein: protein MKVLVDTNVLIYETFEDFERHAEATDIVYTNEVYIPTIVLHEYIWLLLRHFSISYAQAAAKLEQLLSEKNIHVICENLSDLAAGIRMAAEDGAKPSNINDYIILASALNRGLALATYDRELRRAGARRAVTVLPATL from the coding sequence ATGAAAGTACTAGTTGACACCAACGTCTTAATATACGAGACTTTTGAAGACTTTGAGAGACACGCAGAGGCAACAGACATTGTATATACAAACGAGGTATACATACCTACAATAGTTCTACATGAGTATATCTGGCTCCTCCTACGCCATTTCTCTATTAGTTACGCCCAAGCAGCCGCGAAGCTTGAACAGCTACTATCGGAAAAGAATATACATGTAATTTGCGAAAATCTCAGCGATTTGGCAGCTGGGATAAGAATGGCAGCAGAGGACGGCGCCAAGCCCTCTAATATAAACGACTACATTATTCTAGCCTCCGCGCTTAACAGAGGCTTAGCCCTAGCCACTTACGACAGAGAATTAAGAAGGGCCGGAGCCAGAAGGGCCGTAACAGTACTGCCAGCTACACTGTAA
- a CDS encoding DUF973 family protein: MDSKALELQALTTLRRGFLYLAVASLMIIVGMASIIGVFFFARGSVVRGLTEAAILFFITAVFIGGVVALYAVFKKIRPGMRQLASVDKSFGICYTGTNLILAGFIMLILGLLVGAVALMTTRAGILVFLGAYMAALAITFIGYILSFIVGAFKLNAKYGIALFTAAGVVYILDAVVALSIRIGLLSAVGHFLMYIALGRASLAQAKG; the protein is encoded by the coding sequence ATGGACTCCAAGGCTTTAGAGCTACAAGCCTTGACGACGCTAAGGAGGGGTTTTCTCTACCTAGCAGTTGCCTCGTTGATGATAATTGTGGGCATGGCGTCTATAATAGGAGTATTCTTCTTTGCGAGAGGTAGCGTTGTTAGAGGTTTGACAGAGGCCGCAATCCTTTTCTTTATAACCGCGGTTTTTATCGGAGGCGTAGTGGCGCTTTACGCAGTTTTTAAAAAAATAAGGCCGGGCATGCGCCAATTAGCCTCAGTGGATAAAAGCTTTGGCATATGCTACACGGGGACTAATCTCATACTGGCGGGATTTATCATGTTAATACTAGGGCTATTAGTGGGGGCGGTGGCGCTAATGACAACCCGCGCGGGGATTCTGGTTTTTCTCGGTGCCTATATGGCCGCCCTTGCTATTACCTTCATAGGCTACATCCTAAGTTTTATCGTGGGGGCGTTTAAGCTAAACGCCAAGTACGGAATTGCTCTATTCACAGCGGCAGGCGTTGTGTATATATTAGACGCCGTGGTGGCCCTTTCTATCCGTATAGGCCTCCTCTCCGCAGTAGGCCACTTCCTAATGTACATAGCCCTGGGAAGGGCGAGCCTCGCCCAAGCTAAGGGCTGA
- a CDS encoding PaREP1 family protein: MDVPNSLLEEAKRREIDIVDLLSKALGVDPPSRASAHLKLARRFLEEGEALVEKDPIQASEKLYKAAEEAVKALAVALGLEEAEKAEEQGRWTTTLLFTAVDKISRSEGEEFKLWWKSAWFLHVEGFHVARLTTEQVRDEVNPVVKCAVLY, encoded by the coding sequence GTGGACGTGCCCAATTCCCTCCTTGAAGAGGCTAAGAGGCGGGAAATAGATATAGTAGACTTACTCTCTAAAGCCCTTGGCGTAGATCCCCCCAGCCGCGCCTCAGCCCACTTAAAGCTGGCCAGGAGGTTTTTAGAAGAGGGAGAGGCCCTTGTTGAGAAAGACCCAATACAGGCTAGCGAAAAGCTCTACAAGGCGGCTGAGGAGGCGGTGAAGGCTCTGGCCGTGGCATTGGGGCTAGAAGAGGCCGAGAAAGCCGAAGAGCAGGGCAGGTGGACAACTACGCTGTTGTTCACAGCTGTAGATAAAATATCGAGGAGCGAGGGGGAAGAGTTCAAGCTCTGGTGGAAAAGCGCTTGGTTTCTCCACGTAGAGGGATTCCACGTGGCGAGGTTAACCACGGAACAGGTAAGAGACGAAGTGAACCCCGTCGTAAAGTGCGCCGTTCTCTATTAA
- a CDS encoding PaREP1 family protein, with translation MELEKPWRDEIGYLKARLLEAKYEAELAKGFLEQGLYRNAAGKAYQAWKALLAALALREREALKNVFKDVKRLRNGKRLSEADWVVAFMPSTRIRHVAQILARKYGDELLMYTDVALNLHEYQYNGPDKEGIFSRYFNDDAAREDVERLLKGVEKFRELLQQC, from the coding sequence GTGGAGCTGGAGAAGCCTTGGAGGGACGAAATTGGCTACTTAAAGGCCAGACTGTTGGAGGCTAAGTACGAGGCGGAGCTGGCTAAGGGTTTTTTAGAACAAGGGCTTTACAGAAACGCGGCCGGCAAGGCCTATCAAGCTTGGAAGGCTTTGTTGGCGGCTTTGGCGTTGAGGGAAAGGGAAGCGTTAAAAAATGTGTTTAAAGACGTGAAGAGGTTGCGAAACGGCAAGAGGCTGAGCGAGGCGGACTGGGTAGTGGCCTTTATGCCCTCTACTCGCATTAGACACGTGGCGCAAATACTGGCGAGAAAATACGGGGATGAGCTGTTGATGTATACAGACGTTGCCCTAAACCTTCACGAGTATCAGTACAACGGCCCGGACAAAGAGGGCATATTTAGCAGATATTTTAATGACGACGCCGCTAGAGAGGACGTGGAGAGGCTGTTAAAAGGCGTGGAGAAATTCAGAGAGTTATTACAACAATGTTAA
- the pdxS gene encoding pyridoxal 5'-phosphate synthase lyase subunit PdxS produces the protein MSVVGSFEQLERLRDLFYKLLDLRDTLRERGVAWPKPLSEEAALGTVRVKVGFPAMLKRGVIMDVTNVEQAQIAEDAGAVGVMVLDKLPYDVRRAGGVARMADLKVIEEVMAHVTIPVSAKVRIGHYYEAFLLEQVGVDLIDESEVLTPVDEQHHINKWMFTVPFVNGARELCEALRRISEGASMIRSKGEAGTGNVAEAVKHFKSIYGAIKSLAAGDEERVRDFARQCQVPFELVALTAKLQRLPVITFAAGGIATPADAALMMWLGADGVFVGSGIFKSQDPRERAEAIVLATAHWDDPETVVEAQKMVSERGAMMGIDIRTLKPEELLQTRGV, from the coding sequence ATGTCGGTGGTGGGGAGTTTTGAACAGCTGGAGAGGTTGAGGGATTTGTTTTACAAACTCCTCGACTTAAGGGACACACTGCGTGAGAGGGGGGTGGCGTGGCCTAAGCCTCTTTCTGAGGAGGCGGCCCTCGGCACTGTGAGGGTTAAGGTGGGGTTCCCCGCGATGTTGAAGAGGGGGGTGATTATGGACGTGACAAACGTGGAGCAAGCCCAAATCGCTGAGGACGCCGGGGCGGTGGGAGTAATGGTGTTGGACAAACTGCCTTATGACGTGAGGAGGGCGGGCGGCGTGGCCAGAATGGCGGATTTAAAGGTTATTGAGGAGGTCATGGCCCACGTGACTATCCCAGTGTCCGCCAAAGTGAGAATTGGCCACTACTACGAGGCTTTTCTGTTAGAGCAAGTCGGCGTTGACTTAATAGACGAGTCTGAGGTATTGACTCCAGTGGATGAGCAACACCATATAAATAAGTGGATGTTCACAGTGCCCTTTGTAAACGGGGCTAGGGAGCTCTGTGAGGCGTTGCGGAGGATTTCAGAGGGGGCCTCCATGATTAGATCTAAGGGAGAGGCGGGGACTGGCAACGTGGCCGAGGCCGTCAAGCACTTCAAGTCTATATACGGAGCTATAAAATCGCTGGCAGCTGGCGACGAGGAGAGAGTCAGGGATTTCGCCAGGCAGTGCCAAGTGCCCTTTGAGCTCGTGGCCCTCACCGCTAAATTACAAAGGCTGCCCGTCATTACATTCGCCGCGGGGGGCATAGCCACTCCCGCCGACGCCGCCCTTATGATGTGGCTCGGAGCTGACGGCGTGTTCGTGGGCTCTGGGATTTTCAAATCGCAAGACCCCAGGGAGAGGGCTGAGGCCATTGTCTTGGCCACTGCCCACTGGGACGACCCGGAGACTGTAGTAGAGGCGCAGAAAATGGTCAGCGAGAGAGGCGCCATGATGGGAATAGATATAAGGACTTTGAAGCCTGAGGAGCTTTTACAGACTAGAGGCGTATGA
- a CDS encoding acyl CoA:acetate/3-ketoacid CoA transferase, with translation MIRKFVSGPEAVSKIPDGAIVAISGFNAAVSPFYLIDELIERYKKTGHPKHLFIISDAIPSIPGFGLDKIGKLILEDPGQEFVRGFLLPFYGWAPELQRAVMKNLVEAYTWPIGIVTRWLRSVAVGAPGIFSRVGLGTFIDPRLDGGFLNDLARERRTVRVEVVEVDGREYLLYKAPKPNVGLVRATTADEIGNLSMEQEAIYGSVLSIVEAVKAHPGGLVIAQVLRTVTLGEIHPKHVIVPGPLVDYVVVTRRGTEVEKYHWQTASFDLNPIISGDAPYRVAYEPIPLTAEKVIARRVVSQLVGVLKNLGRPIIVNLGIGIPALAADVIREEKLDDFIHLTVESGPWGGIALMEADFGAAMGHYAVIPMPDQFVLYEGGAIDATSLGFLQVDKEGNVNPAFLPGKLPGPGGFPVIAIGSPRVYFAGAFTAGPGKIFVKNCKLIIEEDRPITKFVEKVYKIVFSGKYAVEEEKEVLYITERAVFKLTPIGVELIEVAPGVDIERDILNKMEFKPVVRQIEEMDKRLFCDERLGLREEALEIIKK, from the coding sequence GTGATTAGGAAGTTTGTATCTGGCCCAGAGGCCGTGTCTAAAATCCCCGACGGGGCTATTGTTGCAATTTCAGGGTTTAACGCCGCGGTTTCTCCCTTTTACCTCATAGACGAGCTCATTGAGAGATATAAAAAGACGGGCCATCCTAAACACTTGTTTATAATATCAGACGCCATTCCCTCAATACCGGGTTTTGGCCTTGACAAAATCGGCAAGCTAATTCTTGAAGACCCTGGGCAGGAATTTGTAAGAGGCTTCCTACTCCCCTTTTACGGCTGGGCGCCGGAGTTGCAGAGGGCTGTGATGAAGAACTTAGTGGAGGCTTATACCTGGCCTATTGGGATTGTGACCAGGTGGTTGCGTAGCGTGGCAGTCGGCGCGCCTGGTATATTCAGCCGCGTCGGCTTGGGCACGTTTATTGACCCGCGGCTAGACGGCGGGTTTTTAAACGACTTGGCGAGGGAGAGGAGGACTGTTAGAGTAGAGGTGGTTGAGGTTGACGGGAGGGAGTACCTCTTGTACAAGGCCCCGAAGCCAAATGTGGGGCTTGTTAGGGCTACAACTGCCGATGAAATTGGGAATTTGAGCATGGAGCAGGAGGCAATTTACGGCTCCGTGCTCTCAATTGTCGAGGCGGTTAAGGCGCACCCCGGCGGGTTAGTCATAGCGCAAGTTTTGAGGACTGTCACTCTCGGGGAGATTCATCCAAAACACGTAATTGTGCCAGGGCCGTTAGTGGATTACGTCGTTGTAACTAGGCGCGGCACGGAGGTGGAGAAATACCACTGGCAGACGGCGTCTTTTGACTTAAATCCCATTATAAGCGGAGACGCGCCGTATAGAGTGGCGTATGAGCCCATCCCCCTTACCGCTGAAAAAGTAATAGCCAGGAGGGTTGTATCCCAACTCGTCGGCGTTCTGAAAAACCTCGGCAGGCCTATAATAGTGAATTTGGGAATTGGGATCCCCGCGCTGGCGGCAGATGTAATTCGCGAGGAGAAACTCGACGACTTTATACACCTCACAGTCGAGTCCGGGCCCTGGGGAGGAATTGCGTTAATGGAGGCGGACTTCGGAGCGGCGATGGGACATTACGCAGTTATTCCAATGCCAGATCAGTTTGTCCTTTATGAGGGAGGCGCCATCGACGCCACCTCATTAGGCTTTTTACAAGTGGATAAAGAGGGCAACGTCAACCCTGCTTTCCTCCCCGGCAAGCTCCCAGGCCCTGGGGGGTTTCCGGTTATTGCCATAGGGTCTCCGAGAGTTTATTTCGCCGGCGCCTTCACGGCCGGCCCTGGAAAAATATTTGTGAAAAATTGTAAACTCATAATTGAAGAAGATAGACCTATAACAAAGTTTGTAGAAAAAGTCTATAAAATTGTATTTAGCGGTAAATACGCAGTAGAAGAGGAAAAGGAAGTGTTGTACATTACTGAACGCGCCGTGTTTAAACTAACTCCTATTGGCGTGGAATTAATAGAAGTAGCGCCGGGCGTTGACATTGAGAGAGATATCTTAAACAAAATGGAGTTCAAGCCGGTGGTGAGGCAGATTGAGGAAATGGACAAAAGGCTTTTCTGCGATGAGAGGTTAGGCCTCAGAGAGGAGGCCTTGGAAATAATTAAGAAGTAG
- a CDS encoding DUF1641 domain-containing protein: protein MTEVVTIPKADYERLLAEVAALRKEVEELSSLLLPVKIILEKLPHLMADIQVFKVAAPLISMLAIMDSADLNAMGAAMQGGVTCTSKALRQIAENGAPRVGLMGLLSAMRDPEVQKAMGIMLTILKAMGSCMEENLKQVSEKQ, encoded by the coding sequence ATGACAGAGGTAGTCACAATACCCAAGGCCGATTACGAGCGGCTCCTAGCTGAGGTGGCGGCGTTGAGAAAAGAGGTGGAGGAGCTGAGTTCCCTCTTGCTACCAGTTAAAATTATCCTGGAAAAACTGCCGCACCTCATGGCCGACATACAAGTGTTTAAAGTAGCCGCGCCCTTGATCTCAATGCTTGCGATAATGGACTCGGCGGATCTTAACGCCATGGGAGCCGCCATGCAAGGCGGCGTGACGTGTACAAGCAAGGCGTTGAGACAGATAGCGGAAAACGGCGCCCCGAGGGTTGGGCTAATGGGCCTCCTAAGCGCCATGAGAGATCCAGAGGTGCAGAAGGCAATGGGCATCATGCTAACAATTTTAAAAGCCATGGGCAGTTGCATGGAAGAAAACCTCAAACAAGTAAGCGAAAAACAATAA
- a CDS encoding 4Fe-4S dicluster domain-containing protein has product MRPVFVIDINKCVGCRACVAACIIEYGQVFTAARPSNQGKPQTVKLRTWVEWREGYDGKPYRKFISSLCYHCEDTPCQRVCPTGATYKTPEGVVLIDKDLCIGCGYCIIACPYGSRYRPEPHEWHEAENKPLVKEVEEVTQYGGVLFKSPVPNKWAFRIDSVDKCTFCYHRYKGDGKLWTPACVEVCPTGSRLFGDLDNPNDPVADLVRKGVARLARPDLKTGGRVYYVGEL; this is encoded by the coding sequence ATGAGGCCGGTATTTGTCATTGACATAAATAAATGCGTTGGGTGCCGCGCCTGCGTAGCCGCGTGTATTATTGAATACGGCCAGGTATTCACAGCGGCGCGCCCGTCTAACCAGGGGAAGCCGCAGACAGTGAAATTGAGGACTTGGGTTGAGTGGAGGGAGGGCTATGACGGCAAGCCGTATAGGAAGTTCATATCCTCGTTGTGTTACCACTGTGAGGATACCCCGTGTCAAAGAGTCTGTCCAACTGGTGCAACCTACAAGACTCCAGAGGGCGTTGTGTTAATTGATAAAGATCTATGTATAGGCTGTGGATACTGCATTATCGCCTGTCCATATGGCTCTCGTTATAGACCTGAGCCGCATGAATGGCATGAGGCTGAGAACAAGCCGCTTGTTAAAGAGGTTGAAGAGGTTACGCAATATGGCGGGGTATTATTCAAATCGCCAGTGCCAAACAAATGGGCGTTTAGAATTGACTCTGTGGATAAATGTACATTCTGCTACCACCGGTATAAAGGCGATGGGAAGTTATGGACGCCGGCTTGTGTTGAGGTTTGTCCAACTGGCTCAAGATTATTCGGCGATTTGGACAATCCCAACGATCCTGTGGCAGATTTAGTACGCAAAGGCGTGGCCAGGCTAGCTAGGCCAGATTTAAAGACTGGTGGAAGAGTTTATTACGTGGGGGAGCTATGA
- the pdxT gene encoding pyridoxal 5'-phosphate synthase glutaminase subunit PdxT, which yields MKIGVLALQGDVEEHANAFKEAGREVGVDVDVVEVKKPGDLKDIKALAIPGGESTTIGRLAKRTGLLDAVKKAIEGGVPALGTCAGAIFMAKEVKDAVVGATGQPVLGVMDIAVVRNAFGRQRESFEAEVVLENLGKLKAVFIRAPAFVRAWGSAKLLAPLRHNQLGLVYAAAVQNNMVATAFHPELTTTAVHKWVINMALGRF from the coding sequence ATGAAAATTGGCGTGTTGGCGCTACAAGGAGATGTGGAGGAACACGCAAACGCCTTTAAAGAGGCGGGGAGGGAGGTAGGCGTTGATGTAGACGTAGTAGAGGTGAAAAAACCCGGGGATTTAAAAGACATAAAAGCGCTAGCCATTCCGGGGGGCGAGTCTACCACTATTGGCCGCCTGGCTAAAAGGACCGGCCTTTTAGATGCCGTGAAAAAGGCCATTGAGGGCGGCGTCCCCGCCCTCGGGACTTGCGCAGGAGCTATTTTCATGGCTAAGGAGGTGAAAGACGCCGTGGTCGGGGCCACAGGCCAGCCCGTACTGGGGGTTATGGACATCGCCGTGGTCAGAAACGCCTTTGGCAGACAGAGGGAGTCTTTTGAAGCCGAGGTGGTTTTAGAAAATCTCGGCAAGCTAAAGGCTGTGTTTATCAGAGCGCCTGCGTTTGTGAGGGCGTGGGGCTCTGCAAAACTGCTCGCGCCACTTAGGCACAACCAGCTGGGCCTCGTATATGCCGCGGCCGTGCAAAACAACATGGTGGCCACAGCCTTTCACCCCGAGCTGACCACCACAGCAGTTCACAAGTGGGTTATTAACATGGCGCTGGGCAGGTTTTAA
- a CDS encoding SDR family oxidoreductase: protein MPTVVVTGSGRGIGRAIAVRFAREGWNVVVNAKKGKEEAEETLRMVREAGGNGVVVLADVATREGCRNVVQAAVQNFGGLDVLVNNAGLGLYSLFLNADDRLIDKQLEVSLKSVIYCSQEAAKVMKEGSIINIASIAGIRPFVGLSIYSAAKAAIINLTQALAVELAPRIRVNAVAPGVVKTKMGDSLMKLLGVTEEEFSKNHTLLGKIVAPEDVAEAVWMLVKIPTITGQVIVVDSGQLLKIYS, encoded by the coding sequence GTGCCCACCGTTGTTGTTACAGGTTCTGGGAGGGGTATTGGCAGGGCAATAGCGGTGAGATTTGCCCGCGAGGGGTGGAACGTGGTTGTAAACGCTAAAAAGGGCAAGGAGGAGGCCGAGGAGACGTTAAGAATGGTGAGAGAGGCAGGCGGGAATGGCGTCGTGGTGTTGGCGGATGTCGCCACGAGAGAGGGATGTAGAAATGTGGTGCAGGCCGCGGTACAGAACTTCGGCGGATTGGACGTTCTTGTCAACAACGCGGGGCTCGGCCTCTATTCGCTTTTTCTCAACGCCGATGACAGGCTAATAGACAAACAGTTGGAGGTGTCGTTAAAATCAGTAATTTATTGTTCTCAAGAGGCGGCGAAAGTAATGAAGGAGGGTTCGATAATTAATATTGCGTCTATTGCCGGCATTAGGCCTTTTGTCGGCCTCTCTATATACAGCGCGGCTAAGGCGGCAATTATTAATTTGACGCAAGCGCTTGCAGTAGAGCTCGCCCCCCGCATAAGAGTTAATGCCGTCGCGCCGGGAGTTGTAAAGACAAAAATGGGCGACAGCCTAATGAAGCTTCTGGGGGTGACCGAAGAGGAATTTTCAAAAAACCACACGCTGTTGGGAAAAATAGTCGCGCCGGAGGATGTCGCTGAGGCTGTTTGGATGTTAGTGAAAATTCCCACAATTACGGGCCAAGTAATTGTTGTGGATTCGGGACAGTTATTAAAGATCTACAGTTGA